The Shumkonia mesophila genome has a segment encoding these proteins:
- a CDS encoding acyl CoA:acetate/3-ketoacid CoA transferase, producing the protein MKTINATEAAGLIGSGVCVVVSGSGGGHAVPEAILVEIEKRFLAEGLPRDLCVVHVVGIGDRAGKGAAHFAHEGLIKRSIAGALVDSPPLMELALADKIESYTLPQGVLAQMMREVAGARPGVITKTGLHTFVDPRQCGGKQSARAKEDLVELMTIDGEEWLRFKPIHMDVALLRGTTADEDGNITMEQEAIPGEMLSTAQAVRHCGGIVIVQVKRLARRGTLPPRNVKIPGILVDYVVVDPEQRQTYASEYNPAYSGEVRVPPSAIKPLPFGHRKAIARRAAMELFPGAICNLGAGVSTGISVVAAEEGILDQVILTNEQGFVGGGPLTGPDSGAAQNFDAMLDEPYQFDFYDGGGLDLAFLSFAEVDPSGNVNVSRFGGRIVGPGGFINISQNARKVIFSGTFTAGGMEVGYEGGTLQILQEGRHPKFVRQIEQICYNGPFAESQGRKAVFVTERAVFQVTEGTLELIEIAPGIDVEKDVLTLMARQPRVAKDLGLMDARLFRPEPMNLAEEFTRAAKS; encoded by the coding sequence ATGAAGACAATCAACGCGACGGAAGCCGCAGGCTTAATAGGATCGGGCGTGTGTGTGGTGGTCAGCGGTTCGGGGGGCGGCCACGCGGTTCCCGAGGCCATTCTCGTTGAGATCGAAAAACGATTCCTGGCCGAAGGGCTGCCGCGCGACCTGTGCGTCGTCCATGTGGTCGGCATCGGCGATCGGGCGGGCAAAGGCGCCGCGCATTTTGCCCACGAAGGCCTCATCAAAAGGAGCATTGCCGGGGCCCTGGTTGATTCGCCGCCCCTGATGGAGCTTGCGCTGGCCGACAAGATCGAATCCTACACGCTTCCGCAGGGCGTACTTGCCCAGATGATGCGCGAAGTTGCGGGGGCACGCCCCGGCGTAATCACCAAGACCGGCTTGCATACCTTCGTCGACCCGCGCCAATGCGGCGGAAAGCAGAGCGCGAGGGCCAAGGAAGACCTCGTCGAATTGATGACCATCGACGGCGAGGAGTGGCTTCGCTTCAAGCCGATCCACATGGACGTCGCGCTTCTCCGGGGCACCACGGCGGACGAAGACGGCAACATCACCATGGAGCAGGAGGCCATCCCGGGCGAGATGCTTTCCACCGCCCAGGCGGTCCGGCATTGCGGCGGCATCGTCATCGTCCAGGTCAAGCGGCTGGCGCGCCGCGGCACGCTCCCGCCGAGAAACGTCAAAATTCCGGGAATCCTGGTCGATTACGTCGTTGTCGATCCGGAGCAGCGCCAGACCTACGCCAGCGAGTACAATCCCGCCTATTCTGGCGAGGTGCGCGTTCCCCCCTCCGCCATCAAGCCCCTGCCCTTCGGCCATCGCAAAGCTATTGCTCGGCGTGCCGCCATGGAGCTGTTTCCGGGCGCCATCTGCAACCTCGGAGCCGGTGTCTCGACCGGCATCTCGGTCGTCGCCGCCGAAGAGGGCATTCTCGATCAGGTCATTCTTACCAACGAACAGGGCTTTGTCGGCGGCGGGCCGCTGACCGGCCCGGATTCCGGCGCCGCCCAGAACTTCGATGCCATGCTCGACGAGCCGTACCAGTTCGATTTCTATGACGGCGGGGGGCTCGATCTTGCCTTCCTCTCGTTCGCCGAGGTCGATCCCTCCGGCAACGTCAACGTCAGCCGCTTCGGCGGCAGGATCGTTGGCCCCGGCGGCTTCATCAACATCAGCCAGAATGCCAGGAAGGTGATCTTCAGTGGAACCTTCACAGCGGGCGGGATGGAGGTTGGCTATGAGGGGGGTACCCTGCAGATTCTCCAGGAAGGCCGCCATCCCAAGTTCGTCAGGCAGATCGAACAGATCTGCTACAACGGCCCCTTCGCCGAAAGCCAGGGCCGCAAGGCGGTCTTCGTGACTGAAAGGGCGGTTTTCCAGGTGACCGAAGGCACGCTCGAACTCATCGAAATCGCACCGGGCATCGACGTCGAAAAAGACGTTCTGACCCTCATGGCCAGACAACCGCGCGTCGCCAAGGACCTTGGACTGATGGATGCTCGACTCTTTCGCCCCGAGCCCATGAACCTGGCGGAGGAGTTCACGCGAGCCGCAAAGAGCTGA
- a CDS encoding MaoC family dehydratase, giving the protein MAKSGLDFVEVGQHYQFAKTVGETDVVLFAGLTGDFSDTHINDQYMKERSNLGGRIAHGALLVGYMSTASTISIAHVIHQEGLTDFPVSAGYDKIRFLKPVLLNDTVTVHYTVSSVDRERGRSIAKVEAVNQHGELVAVGEHVMRWAKKLSGNAEARDGR; this is encoded by the coding sequence ATGGCCAAATCCGGTCTTGATTTTGTCGAAGTCGGACAGCACTACCAGTTCGCGAAGACGGTCGGCGAAACCGATGTGGTCCTGTTTGCGGGCCTCACCGGCGACTTCAGTGATACGCACATCAACGATCAGTACATGAAGGAAAGGTCCAACCTGGGCGGAAGGATTGCCCACGGAGCGCTGCTGGTTGGCTACATGTCGACGGCTTCGACCATCAGCATCGCCCATGTCATCCATCAGGAGGGACTGACGGATTTCCCGGTATCGGCGGGATACGACAAGATTCGCTTCCTCAAGCCCGTGCTGCTCAACGACACGGTTACCGTCCACTACACGGTGTCGTCGGTCGATCGTGAACGGGGTCGGAGCATCGCCAAGGTCGAGGCCGTGAACCAGCATGGCGAATTGGTCGCCGTCGGCGAACATGTTATGCGTTGGGCCAAGAAGCTCTCCGGCAACGCCGAGGCAAGGGACGGCCGCTAG
- a CDS encoding DUF4286 family protein yields MGLLGEGVLAFWHGVEEAAEEDFLAWHVREHIPERVGLPGFLRGRRYVAVEGQPKFFNFYEAASIETFRTPIYRERLNNPSPWTRQVVGHFRDTTRTVCKLVTSMGCGEGAWVETIRLGAAVSAENFREIVANDVLPGLFSGKGIAGVHFLEGIPSESRPDTAEKALRSEPDRVADWILLVEAVSHAHLTAQRTAAAADVFKRIGAVTSIERGIYQIQFSLGKADLAEPA; encoded by the coding sequence ATGGGGTTGTTGGGCGAAGGGGTACTGGCCTTCTGGCATGGGGTTGAAGAGGCGGCCGAGGAGGACTTCCTCGCTTGGCACGTACGCGAGCATATTCCGGAGAGGGTCGGCTTGCCCGGCTTCCTGCGCGGCCGTCGCTATGTGGCGGTCGAGGGGCAACCCAAGTTCTTCAATTTCTATGAGGCGGCCTCGATTGAAACGTTCCGGACGCCCATTTATCGCGAACGCCTGAACAACCCTAGCCCCTGGACCCGCCAAGTCGTGGGGCATTTCCGGGATACCACGCGAACGGTCTGCAAGCTGGTAACGAGCATGGGTTGCGGTGAAGGGGCATGGGTGGAGACCATCCGATTGGGTGCGGCTGTTTCCGCCGAAAATTTCCGTGAGATCGTCGCCAATGACGTTCTGCCTGGGCTCTTTTCGGGAAAAGGCATTGCGGGCGTTCATTTCCTTGAGGGTATTCCATCGGAAAGCCGCCCCGACACAGCGGAAAAGGCGCTTCGCTCCGAACCCGATCGGGTGGCTGACTGGATTCTTCTGGTCGAGGCCGTCAGCCATGCCCACCTGACCGCCCAGCGGACGGCGGCGGCAGCCGATGTTTTCAAGAGAATCGGCGCCGTCACGTCGATCGAGCGCGGCATTTACCAGATTCAGTTCTCGC